One stretch of Trichocoleus sp. DNA includes these proteins:
- a CDS encoding PAS domain S-box protein encodes MFSPNPDQCTVLQARIADLEQQLHQCRMELQQIQQNQDAAAPNLHEILEQVPSAIARVRIFHDHRIDYLYCSRGHEAVFGYTPEELMTEPTLWLSRVTPADRETTIFQTGFESIFAEQSFMVEYRFCCKDGSLRWISSTFSSQRDDAADCWIATGASTDITDRKRAEAALQQLNQELELRIHERTRELEQFQVTLWERKQSFKTLVENTPDIVARFDRGLRHLYINPIIEQITGISAAQWIGKTQQDLGLPESLTADWFKQLQSVFDSGLPCEFEFGFASPHGLRQYQSKLVPEFAPDGSIASVLAISRDITNFKQAQDALYQSEQLFRAVFENAGVGIAVVFPPDFKLVRTNLVLQQMLGYSAEELETLDYVEITHPDDRALGAAFERQAGEQQSYSLEKRLICKNGQPVWVIVSISLLWDVNDQIRLGIGIVQDITSRKQAEKSLRQSEQQYTALAETVPVGIFYTDPQANSLYNNSRWYEMTGLTEAETKGLGWLQAVHPGDREQLAASWRSAIESSSSFQTEHRLIHRNGHEIWVVVQATPERDASGTLIGYLGTITDISDRKRIEEALRQSEALFRKLFEEAPIGIVLGRVDDRRLYKANQMFCQMFGYNAAELAELSYTDLTYSGDLAAELPLAEQMLAGLIPSYQLEKRYIRKNGEIFWGHLTTTILRNSANQPIIAFGMVQDITERKQTEEQLQHREALLREAQQIARLGSWEFDLITQKTIWSEEKFHIFGLNPGQPEPTYEQLLQQYIHPDDRDSLRLAVSRAIEQAEPYTLDLRIVQPDQTLSYVLIKGQPILNDLGQVVKLLGIIMDISDRKQTEALLQQQAQREQLLRLIAHRVRQSLDLDEILAAAVTEVRQTFGADRALIFRLLPEGKGQVIKEAVLPAYPALGEGLWTDACLCPGSIQYYYLGQPRIVSDVALDEWGTCLGQLLRQFGVRSKISAPIIQSLDGSTQIWGLLIVHACDHYRQWLPEEARFLQQISNQLAIAIQQSNLYQRAQTDLLERQQAENRLRASLQEKEVLLKEVHHRVKNNMQMISSLLSLQADSIQDPEVLQPFIESQRRVKTMALIHEKLYQSNNLAQINFADYVQQLADELLQSFKAARSQIQMVVEVADVNLTVDMAIPCGLIMSELVTNALKYAFPQGRSGRIDIRFIPDPTHSSSDSHHYILSIKDNGVGIPDQIDYRDTESLGLQIVCILTQKLKGTISLDRTHGTEFNVVVPLAEKIYIS; translated from the coding sequence ATGTTCTCTCCAAACCCGGATCAATGTACTGTTTTGCAAGCCAGGATTGCGGATTTAGAGCAACAGTTGCACCAGTGTCGGATGGAGTTGCAACAAATTCAACAAAATCAGGACGCTGCGGCACCGAATCTACATGAGATCTTAGAGCAAGTGCCAAGCGCGATCGCCCGTGTTCGCATTTTCCATGACCACCGGATTGATTACCTCTACTGTTCCAGAGGGCACGAAGCGGTTTTTGGTTACACCCCTGAGGAATTGATGACAGAGCCGACGTTGTGGTTATCGCGGGTGACGCCAGCGGATCGAGAAACCACCATCTTCCAGACAGGGTTTGAGAGTATCTTTGCTGAACAATCATTCATGGTTGAATATCGTTTCTGCTGTAAAGATGGCAGTTTGCGATGGATTTCCAGTACTTTCAGCTCCCAACGAGATGACGCCGCCGATTGCTGGATTGCAACTGGAGCAAGCACCGATATCACCGATCGCAAACGAGCCGAAGCAGCCCTACAGCAGCTTAATCAGGAGCTAGAACTGCGGATTCATGAACGCACAAGAGAATTAGAGCAATTCCAGGTAACGCTGTGGGAACGGAAACAAAGCTTTAAAACTCTGGTTGAAAATACCCCTGATATTGTGGCGAGATTCGATCGCGGTCTGCGACACCTCTACATCAACCCAATCATCGAGCAGATCACAGGCATATCAGCCGCGCAGTGGATTGGCAAAACCCAACAAGACTTAGGGCTGCCAGAAAGCCTGACTGCGGATTGGTTTAAGCAGTTGCAGAGCGTCTTTGACAGCGGTTTACCGTGCGAATTTGAGTTTGGTTTTGCATCACCTCATGGGCTGCGACAGTATCAAAGCAAGTTGGTTCCAGAGTTTGCCCCAGATGGTTCCATTGCTTCAGTCTTAGCCATATCGCGTGACATTACAAACTTCAAACAAGCTCAGGATGCCTTATACCAGAGTGAACAGCTATTTCGGGCAGTGTTTGAAAATGCGGGTGTCGGGATTGCCGTAGTCTTTCCGCCCGATTTTAAGCTAGTGCGAACCAATCTTGTCTTGCAGCAAATGTTGGGCTATAGCGCAGAGGAACTTGAAACCCTAGATTATGTTGAGATTACCCATCCAGACGATCGGGCACTTGGGGCAGCATTTGAGCGGCAAGCCGGAGAGCAGCAAAGCTATTCTCTAGAAAAACGATTGATCTGCAAGAATGGGCAACCCGTTTGGGTGATTGTGTCCATTTCCTTGCTTTGGGATGTTAATGATCAAATCCGACTTGGCATTGGCATTGTGCAAGATATCACCAGCCGCAAGCAGGCAGAAAAGTCTTTACGTCAAAGTGAACAGCAATATACCGCCCTGGCTGAAACAGTCCCTGTTGGAATCTTTTACACCGATCCTCAAGCCAATAGCCTTTATAACAATTCCCGTTGGTATGAAATGACAGGCTTGACCGAAGCAGAAACTAAGGGGCTGGGCTGGTTACAAGCGGTTCATCCTGGCGATCGAGAGCAACTGGCGGCAAGTTGGCGCAGCGCGATTGAATCTAGTTCATCTTTTCAGACAGAACACCGACTGATTCATCGCAACGGACATGAAATTTGGGTGGTTGTTCAAGCCACACCTGAACGGGATGCCTCTGGGACGTTGATAGGCTATTTGGGGACAATTACGGATATTAGCGATCGCAAACGGATAGAAGAAGCACTGCGTCAAAGTGAAGCATTATTCCGTAAGTTGTTTGAGGAAGCACCGATCGGGATTGTTCTGGGTCGAGTCGATGATCGTCGGTTATACAAAGCCAATCAAATGTTTTGCCAAATGTTTGGTTACAACGCAGCAGAATTAGCTGAACTGAGTTATACAGACCTTACTTATTCAGGTGATCTAGCAGCAGAACTACCTCTGGCTGAGCAAATGCTGGCAGGCTTAATCCCAAGTTACCAGCTTGAGAAGCGGTATATCCGCAAGAACGGGGAAATATTTTGGGGGCATTTGACAACCACAATTCTTCGAAATTCTGCCAATCAACCAATCATTGCTTTTGGCATGGTGCAGGACATCACCGAACGGAAGCAAACTGAGGAACAACTACAGCACCGTGAAGCATTGCTGCGAGAAGCCCAGCAGATTGCCCGTCTAGGCAGTTGGGAATTTGATCTAATTACGCAGAAAACGATCTGGTCAGAAGAAAAATTTCACATTTTTGGGTTAAATCCAGGGCAACCAGAACCCACTTATGAGCAATTGCTACAGCAATACATTCATCCTGATGATCGAGACAGTTTAAGGCTGGCAGTGAGCAGAGCCATCGAGCAGGCAGAACCCTACACGCTAGATTTGCGAATTGTTCAGCCCGATCAAACGCTAAGCTATGTGCTGATAAAAGGACAGCCTATCCTCAATGACCTGGGGCAGGTCGTCAAGCTCCTTGGCATCATTATGGATATTAGCGATCGCAAGCAGACAGAAGCACTGTTGCAACAGCAAGCCCAGCGAGAGCAGTTACTCCGGTTGATTGCCCATCGGGTTCGCCAGTCCCTTGATTTAGATGAAATTTTAGCCGCCGCCGTGACCGAAGTTCGGCAAACATTTGGGGCAGACCGAGCCCTGATCTTTCGTCTACTGCCAGAAGGCAAAGGGCAGGTGATCAAAGAAGCCGTCTTGCCAGCATATCCTGCACTCGGAGAAGGGCTGTGGACGGATGCTTGCCTCTGCCCAGGTAGCATACAGTATTACTATTTGGGACAACCGCGCATTGTCTCAGATGTTGCACTTGATGAGTGGGGCACTTGTTTAGGGCAATTACTGCGTCAGTTTGGGGTGCGGTCTAAGATTAGTGCGCCAATTATTCAATCCCTGGATGGCTCGACACAAATTTGGGGCTTGTTGATTGTTCATGCTTGTGACCATTACCGCCAATGGCTACCCGAAGAAGCAAGGTTTTTGCAGCAAATCAGCAATCAGTTGGCGATCGCCATCCAACAATCGAATCTATATCAACGCGCCCAGACTGACCTGCTCGAACGCCAGCAAGCAGAAAACCGACTGCGGGCTTCTCTGCAAGAAAAAGAAGTGCTTTTGAAGGAAGTCCATCACCGAGTCAAAAACAATATGCAGATGATTTCTAGCCTGCTAAGCCTGCAAGCAGACTCAATCCAAGATCCTGAAGTGTTGCAGCCCTTCATTGAGAGTCAGCGACGGGTGAAAACAATGGCATTAATCCACGAAAAGCTCTACCAATCGAATAACCTTGCCCAGATCAACTTTGCTGATTATGTGCAGCAACTTGCAGATGAGCTGTTGCAGTCATTTAAGGCGGCTCGTTCCCAGATCCAAATGGTTGTTGAGGTGGCTGACGTTAATCTCACGGTGGATATGGCAATTCCTTGTGGTCTGATCATGAGCGAACTGGTAACCAATGCGCTGAAGTATGCCTTCCCTCAAGGGCGATCGGGCAGAATTGATATCCGGTTTATTCCAGATCCGACCCATTCATCTTCTGATAGCCATCACTACATTCTTTCTATTAAGGATAACGGTGTCGGCATCCCAGACCAGATTGACTACCGTGATACAGAATCACTGGGGCTACAAATCGTTTGTATACTTACGCAAAAATTAAAGGGAACTATCAGTTTAGATCGAACGCATGGTACAGAATTTAATGTAGTTGTACCTCTCGCAGAGAAAATTTACATAAGTTAA
- a CDS encoding DedA family protein, with translation MSIELVSLETIQNIAREYGYWAVFGGILLENTGIPIPGETITLVGGFLAGSGELNYWLVLGSAIVGAVIGDNFGYWVGFYGGWSLLTRVSRLFRIKEEQLFEVRDQFAQNAAKAVILGRFVALLRIFAGPLAGTVRMPYFQFLLCNFSGAALWAFVTISVAYFAGTVVPIETLMTGMAQFGLVVLAIIVGWFALSYWLEHRKFTKGLEQQD, from the coding sequence ATGTCCATTGAACTGGTCTCCCTCGAAACAATCCAGAATATCGCACGCGAGTATGGCTATTGGGCGGTTTTTGGCGGTATTCTGCTAGAAAATACAGGTATTCCCATCCCTGGCGAAACCATTACGCTCGTCGGTGGCTTTCTGGCTGGCAGCGGTGAGTTAAATTACTGGTTGGTCTTAGGCAGCGCGATCGTTGGAGCGGTCATCGGTGATAACTTTGGTTACTGGGTCGGGTTCTATGGAGGCTGGTCGCTGCTTACCCGCGTGAGTCGGCTGTTTCGCATTAAAGAAGAGCAACTGTTTGAAGTGCGCGATCAGTTTGCTCAGAATGCAGCCAAAGCAGTGATTTTGGGGCGATTTGTTGCTCTGCTGCGAATCTTTGCCGGGCCGCTGGCAGGAACTGTTCGGATGCCCTACTTCCAGTTTTTACTTTGTAATTTTTCGGGTGCTGCACTTTGGGCATTTGTGACGATCAGCGTTGCCTACTTTGCTGGGACGGTTGTGCCAATTGAAACGCTCATGACTGGCATGGCGCAGTTTGGTCTGGTGGTGCTGGCAATTATTGTTGGCTGGTTTGCCCTGTCTTACTGGTTAGAGCACCGGAAATTTACGAAGGGTTTGGAACAGCAGGACTAG
- a CDS encoding helix-turn-helix transcriptional regulator, with product MAFTESLPISDLIRHLRQHLNLSQEKFAAKLGVSFKTVNRWEKGHTVPSPMALKLIEELLKSIGEPGKSLLQQYSPGREMDV from the coding sequence ATGGCTTTCACAGAATCCTTGCCTATTTCAGACTTAATCCGTCACCTCAGACAACACCTCAACCTGTCGCAGGAGAAATTTGCGGCAAAACTAGGTGTTTCCTTTAAAACTGTGAATCGGTGGGAGAAGGGGCATACTGTACCCTCACCCATGGCGCTGAAGCTGATTGAGGAGTTATTGAAATCGATCGGCGAGCCTGGGAAATCCCTGCTGCAGCAATATTCTCCGGGGAGAGAAATGGATGTCTGA
- a CDS encoding PAS domain S-box protein — MSETLPSVSLDDVLITAALAQRSSRAPNLQAEAQALHTVARQLAEQSQTMLKTLVTVAKDLCQAGTAGVSLLEETPDGEVFRWTALAGALAGYEGRTTPKNFSPCGICLDRQASQLFSHPERYFTYFQRAKPPIVEGLVIPLMGATQPLGTIWITAHDETRQFDLEDVRVMTSLADFTAAALQSFHLRQTAEAALQREQAARREAEATRQALDEAAQRAIEILESITDAFVCVDQDWRITYVNQEAVRLNHLQPEEMMGKTRQEMQPWAIGTVLEQAYRRVMAEDEATHFEAFDEASSKWLEIHVYPCKMGFSIYFRDITGRKRDKAQRQQAEAALRQSESHFRLIVESAKDYAIFSLDLNGIITSWNTGAERLLGYKEAEIIGAHSRIIFTPEDKEQGQAEQERQTALTEGRAEDNRWHVRKDGSRFFASGLMTQLHDEAGNLQGLVKILRDVTESHQAEEREQFLAQANAVLAESIDYKTTLFNIARLAVPFLADFCFFDVLNANHQIERVGWHHGDPAKQSWFEQLRHYGPSSDWENHPITSVLISGTANLVPEVTEEWMQTAATSDDHLQFIQDSQVRSLITVPLIAHGQKLGVLTICLTAASNRQYNQADLALAEELGHRAALALDNAQLYQEAQQANRTKDEFLAVLSHELRSPLNPILGWIQLLRRGHLDEAKTAQAWASIERNAKLQAKLVDDLLDVSRILRGKLSLNVGQVDLAATIRAATETVQLAAQAKCIQIETALDPQIPLILGDATRLQQVVWNLLSNAVKFTPAAGRVDVRLEQVGRHARIIVSDTGMGIRPSFLPRVFNYFQQADSGTTRRFGGLGLGLAIVRQLVDAHGGAVWAESSGEGQGATFTVQLPLVSEQSTTEPDGQFSEGSFNLKGTRVLVVDNESDALELAAFVLEQAQATVISAASVDEAMALLSRSQPDVLVSDIGMPEQDGYMLMQQVRSLPLEQGGQIPAIALTAYAGSVDCQRAIAAGFQRHLSKPFDPQVLLSMVADLVKQKQNHKHSTTN; from the coding sequence ATGTCTGAAACATTGCCTTCTGTGAGCTTAGACGATGTTTTAATTACAGCAGCGTTAGCTCAAAGGTCGTCTCGCGCCCCCAACTTGCAAGCCGAGGCTCAAGCCCTTCATACAGTGGCGCGGCAACTGGCAGAGCAGTCTCAGACAATGCTCAAAACATTGGTGACAGTGGCGAAAGATCTGTGCCAAGCAGGAACCGCTGGAGTAAGCCTCCTGGAAGAGACTCCCGATGGAGAAGTCTTTCGCTGGACTGCGCTAGCCGGAGCATTAGCAGGTTATGAGGGAAGAACAACACCGAAAAACTTTAGTCCCTGCGGCATCTGTCTAGATCGCCAAGCGTCCCAACTATTTTCCCATCCTGAACGGTATTTCACTTACTTTCAGCGTGCAAAACCACCGATCGTTGAAGGTCTAGTGATTCCACTCATGGGGGCGACCCAGCCACTCGGCACCATTTGGATCACGGCGCACGACGAAACACGACAGTTTGACCTAGAAGATGTGCGGGTCATGACGAGCCTGGCTGACTTTACCGCTGCTGCTCTGCAAAGTTTTCATCTGCGTCAAACCGCTGAAGCAGCTTTACAGCGTGAGCAAGCTGCCCGTCGAGAAGCCGAGGCAACTCGTCAAGCACTTGATGAAGCCGCGCAACGAGCGATCGAAATTTTGGAAAGTATTACAGATGCTTTCGTCTGTGTTGATCAGGACTGGCGAATTACCTACGTCAACCAGGAAGCTGTCCGCTTAAACCATCTGCAGCCAGAGGAGATGATGGGCAAGACGCGCCAGGAAATGCAGCCTTGGGCGATCGGCACGGTGCTTGAACAAGCTTATCGCCGCGTTATGGCAGAGGATGAAGCGACGCACTTTGAAGCGTTTGACGAAGCGTCCAGCAAGTGGTTAGAGATCCACGTCTATCCTTGTAAGATGGGTTTCAGTATTTATTTTCGAGATATTACTGGGCGCAAACGAGACAAAGCACAGCGACAGCAAGCAGAAGCAGCCTTGCGTCAAAGTGAATCGCATTTCCGACTGATTGTTGAAAGTGCGAAGGATTATGCCATCTTTTCGCTCGATCTCAATGGCATAATCACCAGTTGGAACACTGGAGCCGAGCGGTTGTTGGGCTACAAAGAAGCAGAAATTATCGGTGCCCACAGTCGCATTATCTTTACACCAGAAGATAAGGAGCAGGGTCAAGCGGAGCAGGAGCGCCAAACTGCCCTGACTGAGGGGCGCGCAGAGGATAACCGCTGGCACGTTCGCAAGGATGGCAGCCGTTTCTTTGCCAGTGGTCTCATGACGCAACTGCACGATGAAGCAGGCAACCTTCAGGGATTGGTCAAGATTTTGCGAGATGTGACCGAATCTCACCAGGCAGAAGAGCGCGAGCAGTTTCTCGCTCAGGCAAATGCCGTTTTGGCAGAGTCGATCGACTACAAAACCACCCTGTTCAACATTGCACGTTTGGCAGTTCCCTTCCTGGCTGACTTTTGCTTTTTTGATGTCCTCAATGCCAATCATCAGATTGAACGGGTCGGTTGGCATCATGGTGATCCGGCAAAGCAGAGTTGGTTCGAGCAGTTACGGCACTATGGTCCGTCGTCAGACTGGGAGAACCACCCGATTACGAGTGTTCTGATCAGTGGCACTGCTAACCTTGTCCCTGAGGTGACTGAGGAGTGGATGCAAACCGCGGCGACCAGTGATGACCATCTGCAATTTATTCAAGACTCTCAGGTGCGATCGCTTATCACCGTCCCTCTGATTGCTCATGGTCAAAAGCTTGGTGTCTTAACCATTTGCTTAACTGCTGCCTCAAATCGCCAATATAACCAGGCAGACCTGGCACTGGCAGAAGAATTGGGACATCGGGCAGCATTGGCACTGGACAACGCCCAGCTTTACCAGGAGGCACAGCAAGCCAACCGGACAAAAGACGAGTTTTTAGCAGTACTGTCGCACGAGTTGCGATCGCCCCTCAATCCGATTCTAGGTTGGATTCAGCTGCTCCGTAGAGGGCATCTAGACGAAGCCAAAACAGCACAAGCCTGGGCAAGCATTGAACGCAATGCTAAGCTGCAAGCCAAATTAGTGGATGATCTGTTGGATGTCTCCCGCATTTTGCGGGGTAAGCTCAGCCTCAATGTCGGTCAAGTCGATTTAGCAGCAACCATTCGAGCGGCAACTGAAACTGTGCAACTGGCAGCCCAAGCAAAGTGTATCCAGATTGAGACAGCGCTTGATCCTCAAATCCCGTTGATTCTGGGGGATGCAACTCGGTTACAACAAGTAGTTTGGAATCTTCTCTCCAATGCGGTCAAGTTTACACCCGCAGCAGGACGAGTCGATGTGCGATTGGAACAGGTTGGTCGTCATGCTCGAATCATCGTCAGTGATACAGGGATGGGTATTCGTCCCAGCTTTTTACCTCGCGTGTTTAACTATTTTCAGCAAGCTGACAGTGGAACCACACGTCGATTTGGGGGACTGGGGTTAGGGCTGGCGATCGTGCGTCAGTTGGTTGATGCGCATGGTGGAGCGGTGTGGGCAGAAAGCTCGGGCGAAGGACAAGGGGCAACTTTTACGGTGCAATTGCCGCTGGTGTCTGAGCAATCTACAACAGAGCCGGATGGGCAATTCTCAGAGGGTTCCTTTAATTTGAAGGGTACTCGGGTTTTAGTCGTGGATAATGAGTCAGATGCGCTGGAGCTTGCAGCTTTTGTCTTGGAGCAGGCTCAAGCAACCGTTATCTCAGCAGCTTCCGTAGACGAGGCAATGGCATTGTTATCCCGATCTCAGCCAGATGTGCTGGTAAGTGATATTGGAATGCCAGAGCAAGATGGCTATATGTTGATGCAGCAGGTACGATCGCTACCGTTAGAGCAGGGGGGGCAGATTCCGGCGATCGCTCTGACCGCTTATGCAGGAAGTGTTGATTGTCAGCGCGCCATCGCAGCAGGTTTTCAACGCCATCTGAGTAAACCGTTTGATCCACAAGTGTTATTGTCGATGGTTGCGGATCTGGTCAAGCAGAAGCAGAATCACAAACACTCAACCACAAACTGA
- a CDS encoding phytanoyl-CoA dioxygenase family protein — protein sequence MKTGGLNLMDCPELKQQWKQGFCVFPQFLSQERVERLREICDRVLEQWLNRLPAASRNAPFANMAYLREPDYFRTNAEDLLELLEFIAAPEILEILTSIASAPLLFNNTQYFFNNPLSPSWEGEWHRDTQFLAPDPELEQKRMQLV from the coding sequence GTGAAGACTGGCGGCTTGAATCTAATGGATTGTCCTGAGTTAAAGCAGCAATGGAAACAGGGGTTTTGTGTCTTTCCCCAATTTCTGAGTCAGGAACGAGTTGAGCGACTCAGGGAGATTTGCGATCGGGTCTTGGAGCAGTGGCTTAATCGGTTGCCTGCTGCTTCGCGGAATGCTCCTTTCGCAAATATGGCGTATCTAAGGGAGCCAGATTACTTTCGGACCAACGCTGAGGACTTGCTGGAGCTACTAGAATTTATCGCCGCTCCCGAAATTCTAGAGATTCTGACCTCGATCGCATCTGCCCCACTGCTTTTCAACAACACACAATATTTTTTCAATAACCCCTTGTCTCCATCCTGGGAAGGAGAGTGGCATCGGGATACGCAGTTTCTCGCCCCTGATCCGGAGCTAGAACAGAAGCGAATGCAGCTGGTATGA
- a CDS encoding manganese catalase family protein yields the protein MFYHNKRLQYYTPPESSNPIYAKNLQELIGGTFGEISVMMQYLFQGWNCRGPAKYRDMLLDVGTEEIGHIEILATLVAQLLDKAPVAAQEDGAKDAVVGAVMGGQNPRDVIQGCLNPQHLIVSGQGAMAVDSVGNPWTSRVIVSSGNLLADFRSNLHAESQGRLEAVRLYHMTDDPGVKDTLSFLIARDTMHQNQWLAAIEDLIDSGFEDTPVPAAFPQNLEKTEASYQFWNHSEGEESAEGRWAKGKSMDGKGEFEYVANPQPLGPEPKMQPGNPDLYSTNAGQPLPDKRTVKQ from the coding sequence ATGTTTTATCACAATAAGCGACTGCAATATTACACCCCGCCTGAAAGCTCTAATCCAATTTATGCAAAAAACCTGCAAGAACTCATTGGAGGCACTTTTGGTGAGATTTCTGTCATGATGCAGTATCTCTTTCAGGGCTGGAATTGCCGTGGTCCTGCTAAATATCGAGATATGTTGCTAGATGTTGGAACAGAAGAGATCGGACACATTGAAATTTTGGCAACTCTGGTTGCTCAACTGTTAGATAAAGCACCTGTTGCAGCTCAAGAAGATGGTGCAAAGGATGCGGTAGTTGGCGCAGTTATGGGTGGTCAAAATCCTAGAGATGTTATTCAAGGTTGCTTGAATCCTCAACACTTAATTGTGTCTGGGCAAGGTGCAATGGCGGTGGATAGTGTGGGCAATCCTTGGACATCTCGCGTGATTGTATCCAGTGGCAATTTGCTCGCAGATTTTCGCTCCAATCTTCATGCCGAATCTCAAGGACGCTTGGAGGCGGTGCGCTTGTATCACATGACCGATGACCCTGGCGTTAAAGATACGCTGAGCTTCTTAATTGCGCGTGACACGATGCACCAAAACCAATGGTTAGCGGCGATCGAAGACCTTATAGATTCAGGGTTTGAAGATACGCCCGTCCCCGCAGCATTCCCCCAAAATCTCGAAAAAACAGAAGCTTCTTACCAGTTCTGGAACCACTCTGAAGGGGAAGAGAGTGCTGAAGGACGCTGGGCAAAAGGTAAGTCAATGGACGGAAAAGGCGAATTTGAGTATGTGGCAAATCCTCAGCCACTCGGCCCTGAACCCAAAATGCAGCCCGGAAACCCTGATCTGTACAGCACGAATGCCGGGCAACCTTTGCCAGACAAGCGGACAGTGAAGCAGTAA
- a CDS encoding ATP-binding protein, with translation MVSKILIVEDEPLIALDIKRRLLRLGYEVVAIANSAETALEAVAQFQPDLVLMDIQIEGDVNGIQTAAQIRTESCIPIVFLTAHADQVTLDQAKATQPFGYIVKPFENHDLSTAIEIAFSRHQAELTTQQALERQRELHELKSRFVSVVSHEFRNPLAVIQFALGMLNQKDEAILPEKKQLYIERAKESVRQMEELLEDVLLIGESEAGKLQCHPVSIDLAYFCRSLVEAFQIGAGAKHSIVFTTEQATDPPQVFYCFDGKLLHYILINLLSNAVKYSPKQSDIRFNLICHADWVIFQIQDQGIGIPTEDQPHLFSSFHRGSNAKKIPGTGLGLSIVKQCIDAHGGTIDVESEEGIGTTFTVKLYQ, from the coding sequence ATGGTTTCCAAAATTTTGATCGTAGAAGATGAACCGTTGATTGCGCTTGATATCAAACGACGATTACTGCGGCTTGGCTATGAAGTGGTTGCGATCGCCAACTCTGCTGAAACGGCTCTGGAAGCGGTAGCCCAGTTTCAACCTGATCTGGTGTTAATGGATATTCAGATAGAAGGCGACGTAAACGGCATTCAAACTGCTGCCCAAATCCGAACTGAATCCTGCATCCCGATCGTCTTTTTGACGGCTCATGCTGATCAAGTGACGCTGGATCAGGCAAAAGCAACTCAGCCGTTTGGCTACATCGTTAAACCATTCGAGAATCACGATTTAAGTACAGCGATCGAGATTGCCTTCAGCCGACATCAAGCAGAATTGACAACACAACAAGCATTGGAGCGACAGCGGGAATTACATGAACTCAAATCCAGGTTTGTTTCTGTTGTATCTCATGAGTTTCGCAATCCGTTAGCAGTGATTCAGTTTGCTCTCGGTATGCTAAATCAAAAAGATGAAGCGATCCTTCCAGAGAAAAAGCAACTTTACATTGAGCGAGCGAAAGAAAGCGTTCGTCAAATGGAAGAACTATTGGAGGATGTTTTACTGATTGGTGAGTCAGAAGCAGGAAAACTTCAGTGCCACCCTGTCTCCATCGACTTAGCTTATTTCTGTCGCAGCTTAGTTGAAGCGTTTCAGATAGGTGCAGGAGCAAAACATTCCATTGTCTTCACCACTGAGCAAGCAACTGATCCCCCTCAAGTTTTCTACTGCTTTGATGGAAAGTTGCTGCATTACATTCTAATTAATCTTCTTTCTAATGCAGTTAAATACTCACCAAAACAAAGTGATATAAGATTTAATTTGATTTGTCATGCTGATTGGGTGATATTTCAGATTCAAGATCAAGGAATTGGTATTCCCACTGAAGACCAACCGCATCTATTTAGTTCTTTTCATAGAGGCTCTAATGCCAAGAAAATTCCAGGTACTGGCTTAGGGCTATCGATCGTTAAGCAATGTATTGATGCTCATGGTGGGACGATCGATGTAGAGAGCGAAGAAGGTATAGGAACAACTTTTACTGTCAAATTGTACCAATAA